The proteins below come from a single Caloenas nicobarica isolate bCalNic1 chromosome 23, bCalNic1.hap1, whole genome shotgun sequence genomic window:
- the XKR8 gene encoding XK-related protein 8 isoform X2: MAPRAPGRFGPLQLALAAAGTAAAALDVFADGCLHALKVGWKVCWTKTVKEEEQSHMAFLSHDISMLRLFETFLENTPQLVLLLYGVLRTNKAEPSQGLGICTAFLCVTWSLLDYHQSLRSFLQDKYELSLGSSVVYFLWNLFLVCPRVLTVTLFTLLWPYGMAIHFPLVWLVMFLWVSLQGTDFMESPGPEQLYRAMVAVILYFSWFNVVPGRTLGRSIIYHGFILADSTLLALSWLWGQDPSDEHSYLIPLLCTALPCYLLGLLLRVAYYKWLHPNVRALQEGDHDEVDTNRLELRSASAPAPVNRRMRCLAQAQFPICWTVRLRFLNGAAVKAVV; encoded by the exons ATGGCGCCGCGGGCCCCGGGGCGGTTCGGGCCGCTGCAGTTggcgctggcggcggcggggactgcggcggcggcgctggacGTGTTCGCGGACGG GTGCCTCCATGCGCTGAAGGTGGGTTGGAAGGTGTGCTGGACAAAGACGgtgaaggaggaggagcagagccaCATGGCCTTCCTCTCGCATGACATCAGCATGCTGCGGCTCTTCGAGACTTTCCTGGAGAACACCCCACAGCTTGTCCTGCTCCTCTACGGGGTCCTGCGGACAAACAAGGCAGAGCCCTCCCAGG GGCTGGGGATCTGCACGGCGTTCCTGTGTGTGACCTGGTCCCTGCTGGACTACCACCAGTCCCTGCGCTCCTTCTTGCAGGACAAGTACGAGCTGAGCCTGGGCTCCTCTGTTGTCTACTTCTTGTGGAACCTCTTCCTCGTCTGCCCCCGCGTCCTCACCGTCACCCTCTTCACCCTGCTCTGGCCCTACGGCATGGCCATCCACTTCCCACTGGTGTGGCTGGTGATGTTCCTCTGGGTCAGCCTGCAGGGCACAGACTTCATGGAGTCTCCAGGCCCTGAGCAGCTCTACCGGGCCATGGTGGCTGTGATCCTCTACTTCAGTTGGTTCAATGTGGTGCCAGGGAGGACGCTGGGCCGCAGCATCATCTACCATGGCTTCATCCTGGCGGACAGCACACTGCTGGCCCTGTCCTGGCTCTGGGGCCAGGACCCCTCGGATGAGCACTCATACCTCATCCCGCTGCTCTGCACCGCCCTGCCCTGCtacctgctggggctgctgctgagagTTGCCTACTACAAGTGGCTGCACCCCAATGTGCGAGCACTGCAGGAGGGTGACCACGACGAGGTGGACACCAACAGGCTGGAGTTGCGCTCAGCCTCAGCGCCGGCCCCTGTGAACAGGAGGATGCGGTGCCTGGCCCAGGCGCAGTTCCCCATTTGCTGGACGGTGCGGCTGCGCTTCCTGAATGGGGCAGCTGTCAAGGCTGTGGTTTGA
- the XKR8 gene encoding XK-related protein 8 isoform X1, with protein sequence MAPRAPGRFGPLQLALAAAGTAAAALDVFADGWVAAGYARGGQPGRAALALALLAAASVATQACSWFWLRSDPPELRPAVPTGLLAALHLLQLGFLFRCLHALKVGWKVCWTKTVKEEEQSHMAFLSHDISMLRLFETFLENTPQLVLLLYGVLRTNKAEPSQGLGICTAFLCVTWSLLDYHQSLRSFLQDKYELSLGSSVVYFLWNLFLVCPRVLTVTLFTLLWPYGMAIHFPLVWLVMFLWVSLQGTDFMESPGPEQLYRAMVAVILYFSWFNVVPGRTLGRSIIYHGFILADSTLLALSWLWGQDPSDEHSYLIPLLCTALPCYLLGLLLRVAYYKWLHPNVRALQEGDHDEVDTNRLELRSASAPAPVNRRMRCLAQAQFPICWTVRLRFLNGAAVKAVV encoded by the exons ATGGCGCCGCGGGCCCCGGGGCGGTTCGGGCCGCTGCAGTTggcgctggcggcggcggggactgcggcggcggcgctggacGTGTTCGCGGACGGGTGGGTGGCGGCGGGGTACGCGCGGGGGGGgcagcccggccgggccgcgctgGCGCTGGCGCTCTTGGCCGCCGCCTCGGTCGCCACCCAGGCATGCAGCTGGTTCTGGCTGCGCTCCGACCCGCCCGAGCTCCGCCCCGCCGTGCCCACGGGGCTGCTCGCCGCCCTGCACCTCCTGCAGCTCGGCTTCCTCTTCAG GTGCCTCCATGCGCTGAAGGTGGGTTGGAAGGTGTGCTGGACAAAGACGgtgaaggaggaggagcagagccaCATGGCCTTCCTCTCGCATGACATCAGCATGCTGCGGCTCTTCGAGACTTTCCTGGAGAACACCCCACAGCTTGTCCTGCTCCTCTACGGGGTCCTGCGGACAAACAAGGCAGAGCCCTCCCAGG GGCTGGGGATCTGCACGGCGTTCCTGTGTGTGACCTGGTCCCTGCTGGACTACCACCAGTCCCTGCGCTCCTTCTTGCAGGACAAGTACGAGCTGAGCCTGGGCTCCTCTGTTGTCTACTTCTTGTGGAACCTCTTCCTCGTCTGCCCCCGCGTCCTCACCGTCACCCTCTTCACCCTGCTCTGGCCCTACGGCATGGCCATCCACTTCCCACTGGTGTGGCTGGTGATGTTCCTCTGGGTCAGCCTGCAGGGCACAGACTTCATGGAGTCTCCAGGCCCTGAGCAGCTCTACCGGGCCATGGTGGCTGTGATCCTCTACTTCAGTTGGTTCAATGTGGTGCCAGGGAGGACGCTGGGCCGCAGCATCATCTACCATGGCTTCATCCTGGCGGACAGCACACTGCTGGCCCTGTCCTGGCTCTGGGGCCAGGACCCCTCGGATGAGCACTCATACCTCATCCCGCTGCTCTGCACCGCCCTGCCCTGCtacctgctggggctgctgctgagagTTGCCTACTACAAGTGGCTGCACCCCAATGTGCGAGCACTGCAGGAGGGTGACCACGACGAGGTGGACACCAACAGGCTGGAGTTGCGCTCAGCCTCAGCGCCGGCCCCTGTGAACAGGAGGATGCGGTGCCTGGCCCAGGCGCAGTTCCCCATTTGCTGGACGGTGCGGCTGCGCTTCCTGAATGGGGCAGCTGTCAAGGCTGTGGTTTGA